In the Streptobacillus moniliformis DSM 12112 genome, one interval contains:
- a CDS encoding acyltransferase family protein has product MKELKGLNGLRAIAVILVIIYHFFPNTLPGGFLGVDLFFVLSGYLITSILINKDNLNIKEFYYKRFKRLFPVSFSMLLILTTVLALTNRNWLIKEKISILQSLIYNLNLHYVLSKSNYFDNFSITSPVKHLWSLAIEMKFYLLFPLIFLTNFGRKHIRTILITLSFISLICLNILYIKDSKNLSIIYYLLITRIYALCIGGTFATFIPLSKLSKKNIPILTRILGFILLGISIYTMTIIDEQSIFLYKYLGILAYSTIFGFIILFLSNSKILGLFNYIGKLSYSVYIWHYAIFALTTPYEEYLNPNLTNVMIRIAAIFLISILSFHFIEEPIRKNGFKKYFENSVMAVLVLLLSVFSVLSIAGMDLELWSYRLIDEKEVGIKSLDLNVDKINVDIKKEVKPQIEDKKINKVLMLGDSLGINIAYAWAKVLPILEVDAQTGRFLHDAIDISKKYKKYNSPDSNVVIMLGTNGPITLKEIEKIREIFNKANLFFININVPRKWTKGVNMKLKEAKDLYKDIKIIDWYSLSKDHPEYFRKDRVHVNENGAEVLIKEIMRVMDSEYNIGEDAKPKLHIVHELRSNNKK; this is encoded by the coding sequence ATGAAAGAATTAAAAGGTCTTAATGGATTACGTGCAATTGCTGTAATCTTGGTTATTATTTATCATTTTTTTCCAAATACCCTTCCTGGTGGATTTTTAGGTGTTGACTTATTCTTTGTATTATCTGGATACTTAATTACATCAATATTAATAAATAAAGATAATTTAAATATAAAGGAATTTTATTATAAGCGTTTTAAAAGATTATTTCCAGTTTCTTTTTCTATGTTACTTATTCTAACTACAGTATTAGCATTAACTAATAGAAACTGGCTAATTAAAGAAAAAATAAGCATATTACAAAGTTTAATATATAATTTAAATTTACATTATGTTCTCAGTAAATCTAATTATTTTGATAATTTTTCTATTACATCACCTGTAAAACATTTATGGTCGCTTGCAATAGAAATGAAATTTTATCTTTTATTTCCATTAATATTTTTAACTAATTTTGGAAGAAAGCATATTAGAACTATACTAATAACTCTATCTTTTATATCTCTAATATGTTTAAATATTTTATATATAAAAGATAGCAAAAATTTATCAATAATATATTATTTACTAATTACTAGAATTTATGCTTTATGTATAGGTGGAACATTTGCTACATTTATACCTCTATCAAAATTATCTAAAAAAAATATTCCTATTTTAACGAGAATTTTAGGATTCATACTTTTAGGAATATCAATATATACTATGACTATAATAGATGAACAATCTATATTTTTATACAAATATCTTGGTATATTAGCTTATTCAACTATTTTTGGATTTATCATATTATTTCTTTCAAATTCAAAAATACTTGGACTTTTTAATTATATAGGTAAATTATCATATAGTGTATATATATGGCACTACGCTATATTTGCATTAACAACACCTTATGAGGAATACTTAAATCCTAACCTTACTAATGTAATGATTAGAATAGCAGCTATATTTCTTATTTCTATTTTATCTTTTCATTTTATTGAAGAACCTATAAGAAAAAATGGATTTAAAAAATATTTTGAAAATTCAGTTATGGCTGTATTAGTTCTTTTATTATCTGTATTTTCTGTCCTTTCTATTGCTGGAATGGATTTAGAACTATGGAGTTACAGGTTAATTGATGAAAAAGAAGTTGGAATTAAATCTCTTGATCTAAATGTAGATAAAATAAATGTGGATATTAAAAAAGAAGTTAAACCACAAATAGAAGATAAGAAAATAAATAAGGTGTTGATGTTAGGAGATTCACTAGGAATAAATATTGCATATGCATGGGCAAAGGTTTTACCAATACTTGAAGTAGATGCACAAACTGGAAGATTTCTACATGATGCTATAGATATATCAAAAAAATATAAAAAATACAATAGCCCTGATTCAAATGTTGTAATTATGCTAGGAACTAATGGACCTATAACATTAAAAGAAATAGAAAAAATTAGAGAAATATTCAATAAAGCCAATCTTTTTTTCATAAATATTAATGTTCCTAGAAAATGGACTAAAGGTGTAAATATGAAATTAAAAGAAGCAAAAGATTTATACAAAGATATTAAAATTATTGATTGGTATTCTTTATCTAAAGATCATCCTGAATATTTTAGAAAAGATAGAGTTCATGTTAATGAAAATGGTGCTGAAGTATTAATAAAAGAAATAATGAGAGTTATGGATTCTGAGTATAATATAGGGGAAGATGCAAAACCTAAATTACATATAGTTCATGAATTAAGAAGTAATAATAAAAAATAA